One genomic region from Diabrotica undecimpunctata isolate CICGRU chromosome 9, icDiaUnde3, whole genome shotgun sequence encodes:
- the Psf3 gene encoding DNA replication complex GINS protein PSF3, with protein sequence MPLPASYTPNYFSMEDILATQERTPCKILQTIPNMGHLNSSSVEKDLQPGTSHEFPLWLVSEISFSRQPLVQPDLPKIYKEAYREILKADACAVDLHKFNLYFYELGANIKHFDRKEEVHETLLHTFRTRFRQLMDLADNSISDPSVQLKLDTLERRIFNDAYKARVKMNTWLVDSNVALEAANMVVNHKKRKRINVEELL encoded by the exons ATGCCTCTTCCAGCATCATACACTCCAAACTACTTCTCAATGGAAGATATATTAGCTACTCAAGAACGAACACCTTGTAAAATTCTTCAGACTATTCCAAATATGG GTCATTTAAATTCATCTTCTGTTGAAAAAGATCTCCAACCAGGGACCTCGCACGAGTTTCCTTTGTGGTTAGTAAGTGAAATATCATTTAGTCGCCAACCTCTGGTACAGCCTGATTTACCCAAAATATACAAAGAAGCATATAGAGAAATTTTAAAAGCTGATGCTTGTGCAGTAGACCTTCATAAATTCAATCTGTATTTTTATGAATTAGGTGCCAACATCAAACACTTTGATAGAAAAGAAGAAGTGCATGAGACTTTATTACAT aCATTTAGAACTCGTTTTCGGCAACTAATGGACTTAGCAGATAATTCCATCTCTGACCCATCTGTCCAATTAAAGCTAGATACACTAGAGAGGCGAATATTCAATGATGCTTATAAGGCAAGAGTTAAAATGAACACTTGGCTAGTAGATTCAAATGTAGCATTAGAAGCAGCTAATATGGTAGTTAATCATAAAAAGAGGAAGAGGATTAATGTAGAAGAATTGTTGTAG
- the Sras gene encoding CAAX prenyl protease 2: MEWNIDESIQCYKSIILCFLLSVTYLFSLHIWKNPHGRDHPSTIKKRFISAFIMLFISPCFLYIGLDKEMLQTHTFTEILGLRTQGLCQAIFMPLFLTMILFLGPISMELYSGLSKVYIEEMYWFSNLKNLIWLRNHIVAPFTEEFTFRSCIVPMLLNCFTPLTSVLSSPLFFGVAHFHHMWERIHHMGMAFDLALKISCFQFVYTTIFGMYSAYIFYRTGHFVSVFIVHAFCNHMGFPDFTEVITYKGIKKFVIVALFLIGFCSWCFLLKPLTEPAWYYHTLLK; the protein is encoded by the coding sequence ATGGAATGGAACATCGACGAAAGTATACAATGTTACAAGTCAATTATCCTTTGCTTCTTACTATCTGTTACCTATTTATTTAGTCTTCATATATGGAAAAATCCTCACGGCAGAGACCATCCATCAACGATAAAGAAAAGGTTCATAAGTGCGTTTATTATGTTGTTTATATCGCCTTGTTTTCTTTACATTGGTCTAGATAAAGAAATGTTACAAACGCATACATTTACTGAAATTCTAGGACTGAGAACTCAGGGACTATGTCAGGCTATTTTTATGCCGCTATTTCTAACAATGATTCTATTTTTGGGACCCATATCAATGGAACTGTACAGTGGTTTATCAAAAGTTTACATAGAAGAGATGTATTGGTTTTCAAATCTTAAAAACCTAATATGGCTGAGAAATCATATAGTAGCTCCGTTTACAGAAGAATTTACATTTAGAAGTTGTATAGTACCTATGCTACTGAACTGTTTCACTCCACTTACATCAGTACTAAGTAGCCCACTATTTTTTGGGGTGGCccattttcatcatatgtgggAAAGAATACATCATATGGGCATGGCATTTGATTTGGCCCTAAAGATTTCCTGTTTTCAGTTTGTATATACCACAATATTTGGAATGTACTCAGCATATATCTTCTACAGAACAGGACATTTTGTTTCTGTATTTATCGTGCATGCCTTCTGCAACCATATGGGTTTCCCAGATTTTACAGAAGTTATTACTTACAAAGGAATAAAGAAGTTTGTTATAGTTGCCTTATTTCTCATTGGATTTTGCTCATGGTGCTTTTTACTGAAGCCTCTAACAGAACCTGCCTGGTATTATCACAcacttttaaaataa